Proteins from a single region of Drosophila biarmipes strain raj3 chromosome 3R, RU_DBia_V1.1, whole genome shotgun sequence:
- the LOC108025430 gene encoding 40S ribosomal protein S7: MAIGSKIIKPGGADPDDFEKSIAQALVELEANSDLKPYLRDLHITRAREIEFGSKKAVIIYVPIPQQKVFQKIQIILVRELEKKFSGKHVVVIGERKILPKPTRKARNPLKQKRPRSRTLTAVYDAILEDLVFPAEIVGKRIRVKLDGSQLVKVHLDKNQQTTIEHKVDTFTSVYKKLTGRDVTFEFPDNYLNV; encoded by the exons ATGGCTATCGGCTCCAAGATTATCAAGCCCGGCGGCGCGGATCCCGATGATTTCGAGAAGTCCATTGCCCAGGCCCTGGTGGAACTCGAGGCCAACAGCGACCTGAAGCCCTACCTGCGGGATCTGCACATCACCCGTGCCCGCGAGATCGAGTTCGGCAGCAAGAAG GCCGTCATCATCTACGTGCCCATTCCACAGCAGAAGGTGTTCCAGAAGATCCAGATCATCCTGGTCCGCGAGCTGGAGAAGAAGTTCTCGGGCAAGCACGTCGTCGTGATTGGCGAGCGCAAGATTCTGCCCAAGCCCACGCGCAAGGCGCGCAACCCCCTCAAGCAGAAGCGTCCCCGCTCCAGGACTCTGACCGCTGTGTACGACGCCATCCTCGAGGATCTGGTCTTCCCCGCCGAGATCGTGGGCAAGCGCATCCGCGTCAAGCTGGACGGCTCCCAGCTGGTCAAGGTGCACCTGGACAAGAACCAGCAGACCACCATCGAACACAAA GTCGACACCTTCACCTCGGTCTACAAGAAGCTGACTGGTCGCGATGTTACCTTCGAATTCCCCGACAACTACCTGAATGTCTAG
- the LOC108025041 gene encoding cecropin-2 produces the protein MNFYKIFVFVALILAISLGQSEAGWLKKIGKKIERVGQHTRDATIQGLGIAQQAANVAATARG, from the exons ATGAACTTCTACAAGATCTTCGTTTTCGTCGCCCTCATCTTGGCCATCAGTTTGGGACAATCGGAGGCTGGCTGGCTAAAGAAAATTGGCAAGAAAATT GAACGTGTTGGCCAGCATACTCGAGATGCCACCATCCAGGGTCTGGGAATCGCGCAACAAGCTGCCAATGTGGCAGCAACTGCTCGGGGTTAA
- the LOC108025040 gene encoding cecropin-A2-like, with protein MNFKQIFVFVALILAISLGQSEAGWLKKIGKKIERVGQHTRDATIQGLGIAQQAANVAATARGGPR; from the exons ATGAACTTCAAGCAGATCTTCGTTTTTGTGGCCCTCATCCTGGCCATCAGCTTGGGACAATCGGAGGCTGGGTGGCTCAAGAAAATTGGCAAGAAAATT GAACGCGTGGGCCAGCACACCCGAGATGCCACCATCCAGGGTCTGGGCATCGCTCAGCAGGCCGCCAATGTGGCAGCAACTGCCCGAGGTGGACCGCGATGA
- the LOC127011513 gene encoding cecropin-2-like, producing the protein MNLYKIFVFVALILAISLGQSEAGWLKKIGKKIERVGQHTRDATIQGLGIAQQAADVAATARG; encoded by the exons ATGAACCTCTACAAAATCTTCGTATTCGTCGCGCTCATCCTGGCCATCAGCCTGGGACAATCTGAGGCTGGCTGGCTAAAGAAAATTGGCAAGAAAATT GAACGAGTTGGCCAGCACACTCGAGATGCCACCATCCAGGGCCTGGGGATCGCACAACAGGCCGCCGATGTGGCTGCCACAGCTAGAGGATGA
- the LOC108025100 gene encoding cecropin-B: MNFNSIFVFVALILAISLGSSEAGWLKKLGKKIERIGQHTRDATIQVIGIAQQAANVAATARG; the protein is encoded by the exons ATGAACTTCAACAGTATCTTCGTCTTCGTGGCCCTCATCTTGGCCATCAGTTTGGGAAGTTCAGAGGCCGGCTGGCTTAAGAAGCTGGGGAAGAAAATC GAACGCATTGGGCAGCACACTCGGGATGCCACCATCCAGGTCATCGGGATTGCTCAACAGGCCGCCAATGTGGCAGCCACCGCTCGAGGTTAA